The Niastella koreensis GR20-10 genome includes a window with the following:
- a CDS encoding RHS repeat domain-containing protein: MRKLLLLVPFLLLCLYSFAQTNIRQDNRVSPVLKRAVSPQSGYNTYGRTGRFINMAVLNTSSHTISWFTCYGRLFDSTRLDDQEFKEVTAKQIDPFTLYQNICDKYLADIAAAKDIYRVYGGNQLLVKLPGNYQALFAMESVQAAKTPLQKLMAIENVRKKILMQLAWLNCANPASLHDDPLYRANKEQAGSMVQTKDSTVYYNIDPTSAVAKISLYITSPEKLYVQNRLGEVIDSVALLPAKSALLQKEKTDVFLLYRGWLEMQWQEAMYAIKINNGEYRQVNGKEEGYRLLNAIRAKINLLISPEAKCIEQAVYEAYRSEASEIYYIPLLGISYNLVQTRGLKEYELSNHLGNVLVTVNDKKIGVPATTNSSLIDHYEPDIVSAQDYYPFGMLQPGRSLASSGDKYRYGFNGKENDNEVKGEGNQQDYGMRVYDPRLGKFLSVDPLTNSYPFYTPYQFSGNMPITAVDLDGSEAKVTFNLGTIGKDRTWMNLSTSVNIKIQIINLSATSDDNLSMETIRQNLSADLSDKLGGPATVNGINIPFVFKATDNKITSVTLAKKGEMRSYNITYNTTVTADVSIVHDISQIARDGFVFAIVDDIKDEPGMDTRGLADQKGGKVAMGEASEYDVSKVGKEGRQLTYHEVLHLLGAVDTYKKDVPHFEGTDNNNNVMYFVSPDNKMQLIPRQKVSEIWQQIIGYPQDLLRPGPYVQPSTTDNSTSTAEQLKKFIKENGSAAKVSTQ, translated from the coding sequence ATGAGAAAACTATTACTGCTTGTTCCCTTTTTACTTCTTTGCCTTTATTCTTTTGCTCAAACCAACATCCGGCAGGATAACCGGGTAAGCCCGGTTTTAAAGCGGGCGGTAAGCCCCCAAAGCGGTTATAATACGTATGGCAGAACCGGCCGGTTTATTAACATGGCTGTACTCAATACATCCTCCCACACAATAAGCTGGTTCACCTGTTATGGCAGATTGTTTGATTCTACCCGGCTCGATGATCAGGAATTTAAAGAGGTCACCGCCAAACAGATTGATCCGTTTACATTATATCAGAACATTTGCGACAAATACCTGGCAGATATAGCCGCCGCCAAAGATATCTACCGGGTTTACGGCGGTAATCAGCTTTTAGTCAAGCTGCCTGGCAATTACCAGGCATTGTTTGCCATGGAGAGCGTACAGGCTGCCAAAACTCCTTTGCAAAAGTTGATGGCGATAGAAAATGTCCGGAAGAAAATTCTCATGCAGCTTGCCTGGCTGAACTGCGCCAATCCGGCCTCATTACATGATGACCCGCTTTATAGGGCCAATAAAGAGCAGGCAGGCTCTATGGTGCAAACAAAAGACAGCACGGTATATTATAATATCGACCCCACCAGTGCAGTTGCCAAAATAAGTCTTTATATAACATCGCCCGAAAAGCTATACGTACAGAACAGGCTGGGTGAAGTAATTGACAGCGTTGCCCTGTTACCGGCAAAGAGTGCTCTTTTGCAGAAAGAGAAAACAGATGTTTTCCTGTTGTATCGGGGTTGGCTTGAGATGCAGTGGCAGGAAGCCATGTACGCTATAAAGATAAATAACGGAGAATACAGGCAGGTCAATGGTAAGGAAGAGGGCTACAGGCTGCTCAATGCCATCAGGGCAAAGATCAATTTATTGATCTCGCCCGAAGCAAAGTGTATTGAGCAGGCGGTATATGAGGCCTATAGAAGTGAAGCTTCTGAAATATATTATATCCCCCTGTTGGGCATCAGCTACAACCTGGTTCAAACCAGGGGCCTGAAAGAATATGAGTTGAGCAATCATCTGGGGAACGTGCTGGTCACGGTTAATGACAAGAAAATTGGTGTACCTGCCACCACTAATAGTTCTTTGATCGATCACTATGAACCGGATATCGTAAGTGCGCAGGATTATTATCCGTTTGGCATGTTGCAGCCGGGGCGTTCTCTTGCTTCTTCAGGAGATAAATATAGATACGGGTTTAATGGCAAGGAAAATGACAATGAAGTGAAGGGTGAGGGCAATCAGCAGGATTATGGGATGCGGGTGTATGATCCGAGGTTGGGGAAGTTCTTGAGTGTGGATCCATTAACCAATTCTTACCCATTTTATACGCCATATCAGTTTTCAGGAAATATGCCAATTACAGCCGTTGATCTGGATGGCTCGGAGGCAAAAGTGACATTTAATTTGGGTACGATTGGAAAGGATCGGACCTGGATGAATTTAAGTACCTCTGTTAATATTAAAATTCAGATAATTAATTTGTCTGCGACATCTGATGATAATTTGAGTATGGAAACAATAAGGCAAAATCTTAGTGCTGACTTATCTGATAAACTTGGTGGACCAGCTACTGTAAATGGTATAAATATACCGTTTGTATTTAAGGCCACAGATAACAAAATAACATCAGTGACCCTGGCAAAGAAAGGTGAAATGAGGAGCTACAATATTACATATAATACCACCGTTACTGCTGATGTTTCAATTGTACATGATATTTCACAGATTGCCAGAGATGGATTCGTTTTTGCAATAGTAGATGATATAAAAGACGAACCTGGAATGGATACCAGAGGGCTGGCTGATCAAAAGGGTGGAAAGGTTGCAATGGGCGAGGCTAGTGAATATGATGTCAGTAAGGTTGGTAAAGAAGGAAGACAACTGACTTACCATGAAGTTTTACATTTGCTCGGTGCTGTAGATACTTATAAAAAAGATGTACCCCATTTTGAAGGAACTGATAATAATAACAATGTGATGTATTTTGTAAGTCCGGATAATAAGATGCAATTAATACCAAGGCAAAAAGTTTCTGAAATATGGCAACAAATAATAGGGTATCCACAAGATCTTTTGAGGCCTGGGCCCTATGTACAACCCTCCACAACTGATAATAGCACTTCAACTGCTGAACAACTAAAAAAATTCATTAAAGAAAATGGAAGCGCTGCAAAAGTTAGTACGCAATAG
- a CDS encoding helix-turn-helix transcriptional regulator, producing the protein MIYKQVIPNPALAACIDCFWSIEGAGSELHVERIFPDGSPGLVLNLGEKCRTDNGLVTMQPGKSYLVGAMTAYKETYLNGKHHLIGVCFKPGAFAQFYNNLPLAEFTEQTVELEKKLAPDTSKMKDLSFAALNVFFLRRLTPPKDDISGIVKSIKAARGQITVDALAKKKLTTPRQLERSFQKHIGITPKEFINITRFQHAYADINLNKKHKSLLDIAIEHGYYDHAHLSNEIKRYTGLPPSLL; encoded by the coding sequence ATGATTTATAAACAGGTAATACCAAATCCCGCACTGGCTGCCTGTATTGACTGCTTTTGGTCAATAGAAGGCGCCGGAAGCGAGCTGCATGTAGAACGGATCTTCCCGGATGGAAGCCCTGGTCTTGTATTGAATCTGGGTGAAAAATGCAGGACCGATAATGGCCTGGTAACCATGCAGCCTGGAAAGTCTTATTTAGTAGGCGCCATGACGGCTTATAAAGAAACATATCTTAACGGGAAACATCACCTGATTGGCGTGTGCTTTAAACCAGGGGCCTTCGCTCAATTTTATAACAACCTGCCATTGGCAGAATTTACGGAGCAGACAGTGGAACTGGAAAAAAAGCTGGCTCCGGATACCAGTAAAATGAAGGACCTGTCTTTTGCAGCATTGAACGTGTTTTTTCTCAGGCGACTCACCCCTCCCAAAGACGACATTTCAGGAATTGTAAAATCTATTAAAGCAGCCAGGGGACAAATTACTGTAGATGCCCTGGCTAAAAAAAAGCTCACTACACCGCGACAACTTGAAAGAAGTTTTCAAAAACATATAGGCATCACCCCGAAAGAGTTCATTAACATAACCAGGTTTCAGCATGCTTATGCCGACATCAACCTTAATAAAAAACACAAAAGCTTACTGGATATTGCCATCGAACATGGGTATTACGACCACGCGCATTTGTCCAATGAAATAAAGCGGTATACCGGCCTGCCCCCCTCCCTGTTATAA
- a CDS encoding glycoside hydrolase family 30 beta sandwich domain-containing protein, whose product MFPQSKRSWPLQALTLLCAALIPFSCTRDVSPSPTQGPTVARAANETVNVWMTTGDKSKLLQQQAAINFAADAGTNPVTVTVDETVTYQSIDGFGFTLTGGSASLINGLGANQTAFLNEIFSPSQVGSSFLRLSIGASDLSPADFTYDDMPSGQTDLNLNNFNINAEMTDLVPVLKKIVAINPSIKILATPWTAPVWMKVSTTGNGGFTGGSLNTSSAYYDAYARYFVKYIQAMQAQGINIYAVCPQNEPMNPYNNPSMTMSAGEQANFIKNYLGPQFSNNGISTRIICYDHNCDHPEYPTTVLGDAAANQYIDGSAFHLYSGQIDALTTVHNAFPAKNVYFTEQYIGGPGNFGGDLSWHVNNVVIGSTRNWSKAALEWNLAADPNYFPHTSGGCSNCMGAVTISGNSYSRNTAYYIIAHASQFVKQGAVRISSNTPGSIQNVAFKNPDGSKVLLALNTSGSSVSFKVKWGNESFTYTLAAGAVATFKWTGTQSSGGGGGSGAPIGQTITLKGFNGQYVSGENGTQAMNCNRPTAQAWEQFLVVDAGGGKIALQSMGKYVSSENGVNPITCNRATVGAWEQFTWIVNADGTIALQGNNGRYISSENGAQAMTCNRTAISGWEAFGVNQ is encoded by the coding sequence ATGTTCCCTCAAAGCAAACGATCATGGCCGTTGCAGGCCCTTACCCTGCTATGCGCGGCACTGATCCCTTTTTCCTGTACACGAGATGTTTCGCCCTCCCCCACTCAGGGACCCACTGTGGCCAGGGCAGCCAACGAAACAGTGAATGTGTGGATGACCACCGGCGATAAATCCAAACTGTTACAACAACAGGCAGCCATTAATTTTGCGGCCGATGCGGGCACCAACCCGGTTACTGTAACAGTTGATGAAACGGTGACTTACCAATCCATAGATGGTTTTGGGTTTACCCTCACTGGCGGAAGCGCTTCGCTCATTAACGGATTGGGCGCTAACCAAACTGCTTTTCTGAATGAGATCTTCAGTCCCTCACAGGTAGGCTCAAGCTTTTTGCGGTTAAGCATCGGTGCTTCTGACCTGAGCCCGGCCGATTTTACCTATGATGATATGCCTTCCGGCCAAACAGACTTAAATCTCAACAACTTCAACATTAACGCCGAAATGACCGACCTGGTGCCGGTGCTGAAGAAGATCGTGGCTATCAATCCTTCCATCAAAATCCTGGCCACTCCCTGGACGGCCCCGGTATGGATGAAGGTGAGCACAACAGGTAACGGCGGATTCACCGGCGGCAGTCTGAACACCAGCAGCGCCTATTACGATGCCTATGCACGTTACTTTGTAAAATATATCCAGGCCATGCAGGCACAGGGCATCAACATTTACGCGGTGTGTCCACAGAACGAACCAATGAACCCGTACAACAATCCATCGATGACCATGTCGGCCGGAGAACAGGCTAATTTCATCAAGAATTACCTGGGCCCCCAGTTCAGTAACAATGGCATCAGTACGCGAATCATCTGTTATGATCATAATTGCGACCACCCGGAGTATCCCACCACCGTACTGGGCGATGCCGCGGCCAACCAGTATATCGATGGTTCTGCTTTTCACCTGTACAGCGGCCAGATCGATGCGCTTACTACCGTGCACAATGCGTTCCCTGCCAAGAACGTTTATTTTACCGAGCAATACATCGGAGGCCCCGGCAATTTTGGCGGCGACCTCTCCTGGCACGTGAACAATGTGGTGATCGGTTCAACCAGGAACTGGAGCAAGGCAGCCCTTGAATGGAACCTGGCTGCTGACCCCAATTATTTTCCGCATACCAGTGGCGGTTGTTCAAACTGTATGGGCGCTGTTACCATCTCCGGTAATTCTTATTCACGCAACACCGCCTATTATATTATTGCGCATGCCTCACAATTTGTAAAACAGGGCGCGGTTCGCATTTCATCCAACACACCGGGAAGCATCCAGAACGTAGCCTTCAAAAATCCTGATGGCTCCAAGGTATTGCTTGCACTCAATACATCTGGGTCAAGCGTATCGTTCAAAGTTAAATGGGGTAATGAATCCTTTACGTATACCCTCGCGGCAGGCGCCGTTGCTACGTTTAAATGGACGGGCACGCAATCTTCCGGCGGTGGCGGCGGCAGCGGTGCACCTATTGGCCAAACCATTACGTTGAAAGGTTTTAACGGTCAGTATGTAAGTGGTGAAAATGGAACGCAGGCTATGAACTGCAACCGGCCAACTGCTCAGGCCTGGGAACAGTTCCTGGTAGTGGATGCCGGCGGCGGCAAGATAGCGCTGCAAAGCATGGGCAAATACGTTTCCAGTGAAAACGGCGTAAACCCTATTACCTGTAACAGGGCCACGGTTGGCGCCTGGGAGCAGTTTACCTGGATCGTGAATGCCGATGGCACCATTGCCCTGCAGGGTAATAATGGCCGCTATATCAGCAGCGAGAACGGCGCCCAGGCTATGACCTGTAATCGTACAGCCATCAGTGGTTGGGAAGCATTTGGAGTAAATCAATAA
- a CDS encoding LytR/AlgR family response regulator transcription factor yields MSKNKTGNTKRDITFFIIAIPIINAFNYYLTYRKISFGIHTLVTYLIDTALGYAAWWLIRVIIVYLDRKLPYFPNPIKRIIIQLVLTTVAALSIIIIATESINAALKDTPVPVSFYRVDIFIFMIWSIVINGIYVGLHYYEQYAASENLRRQEKQVRQEGFIVKKGKQHFNVGFDEIAGIYIEGDYAMLVTIDGKKHVLDESLDAVEKQLPRELFFRLSRKYIMNRNMITGFEKAEHSKLNILLAGSPHFPQSIPMSRLKAPAFKAWFQA; encoded by the coding sequence ATGTCGAAAAACAAAACAGGTAATACAAAAAGGGATATTACATTTTTTATTATAGCGATCCCCATCATCAATGCATTTAATTACTATCTCACCTACAGAAAGATCTCATTCGGCATCCACACATTAGTCACTTATTTAATTGATACAGCGCTGGGGTATGCCGCCTGGTGGCTGATTCGTGTCATCATCGTTTATCTCGATCGGAAACTGCCCTATTTTCCCAACCCAATAAAGCGAATAATAATACAACTGGTGCTGACTACCGTAGCAGCACTTAGCATCATCATTATAGCTACCGAATCAATTAACGCAGCTCTAAAGGATACGCCGGTACCCGTCAGCTTTTACCGGGTAGACATTTTTATTTTTATGATCTGGTCGATAGTAATTAACGGCATTTATGTTGGCCTGCATTATTATGAACAGTATGCAGCGTCAGAAAACCTGCGCCGGCAGGAAAAGCAGGTAAGGCAGGAAGGGTTTATAGTGAAAAAAGGAAAACAGCATTTCAATGTTGGGTTTGATGAAATTGCCGGGATCTATATTGAAGGTGATTATGCCATGCTGGTGACTATTGATGGCAAAAAACATGTTTTGGATGAATCGCTGGATGCGGTTGAAAAGCAATTGCCCCGGGAATTATTTTTCAGGCTTAGCAGAAAATATATAATGAACCGTAATATGATCACGGGTTTTGAGAAGGCGGAGCATTCCAAATTAAATATTCTATTAGCCGGATCGCCTCATTTCCCCCAATCAATCCCCATGAGCAGGTTAAAAGCGCCGGCCTTTAAAGCATGGTTTCAGGCATAA
- a CDS encoding family 16 glycosylhydrolase produces MRKQSFRILSCAIACITLSFFINSCKKDLHSGDASAQKEVTTPRAVTYQLVWSDEFDGTGVNTNNWNLDNGNPNVNHELEYYQGANATVTGGNLVITAKQQSMGGQPYTSAKLTSYGKFSTTYGRIEARMQLPMVQGTWPAFWMLGNNINTGAGWPGCGEIDIMEHVNTSNSILGTMHWDGGSGHVQYGSSTTTNPGDFHVYAVEWDASSIRWYVDNTLYVTGNIANNINNTGAFHNPFFIILNLAIGGDLPGSTVNNGALPTQMLVDYVRVYSMSTSSAPPIGQTITLKGSNNLYVSSENGTQAMTCNRTTAQGWEQFLVVDAGNGKVSLQSTGKYVSSENGVNPITCNRTTASGWEQFNWISNSDGTISLQGNNGLFVSSENGAQAMTCNRTTIDGWEKFRVNQ; encoded by the coding sequence ATGAGAAAACAATCTTTTCGCATCCTGTCATGCGCCATCGCATGCATCACATTATCATTCTTTATTAATTCCTGTAAAAAGGATTTGCATTCCGGTGACGCTTCTGCCCAAAAGGAAGTTACTACCCCCAGGGCAGTAACTTATCAGCTCGTATGGAGCGACGAGTTCGATGGCACCGGTGTGAACACAAACAACTGGAACCTCGACAATGGAAACCCTAACGTGAACCACGAGTTGGAATATTACCAGGGCGCGAATGCCACCGTAACAGGCGGCAACCTGGTTATCACGGCCAAACAACAGAGCATGGGCGGGCAACCTTATACCTCTGCCAAGCTCACCTCCTATGGTAAGTTTTCCACTACGTACGGACGTATAGAGGCCCGTATGCAGCTGCCTATGGTACAAGGTACCTGGCCTGCTTTCTGGATGCTGGGTAACAATATCAACACCGGCGCCGGCTGGCCTGGCTGCGGTGAAATTGATATTATGGAGCATGTAAACACATCCAACAGCATTCTGGGCACCATGCACTGGGATGGTGGCAGCGGTCACGTGCAATATGGAAGCAGCACCACAACCAATCCCGGCGATTTTCACGTGTATGCAGTGGAGTGGGATGCTTCCAGCATCAGGTGGTATGTTGACAATACCCTGTATGTAACCGGTAATATTGCCAACAATATCAATAACACCGGCGCATTCCACAACCCCTTCTTCATCATACTTAACCTGGCTATTGGCGGCGATCTGCCCGGTTCTACCGTCAACAACGGCGCCCTGCCAACGCAGATGCTGGTTGACTATGTTCGGGTTTACAGCATGAGTACCTCTTCTGCTCCGCCTATTGGACAAACCATCACCCTGAAAGGCAGCAATAATTTGTATGTGAGCAGTGAGAACGGCACCCAGGCTATGACCTGCAACCGCACAACCGCGCAAGGCTGGGAACAGTTCCTGGTAGTAGATGCCGGTAATGGCAAGGTTTCGTTGCAAAGCACAGGCAAATATGTAAGCAGCGAGAATGGTGTTAATCCTATTACCTGCAACAGAACAACTGCCAGTGGTTGGGAACAGTTTAACTGGATCTCCAACTCCGACGGTACCATTTCCCTGCAGGGAAATAATGGATTGTTTGTGAGCAGTGAAAATGGCGCGCAGGCCATGACGTGCAACCGCACTACCATTGACGGATGGGAGAAGTTCCGCGTAAACCAGTAA
- a CDS encoding tetratricopeptide repeat protein, with the protein MNKRNKQFSLLLLTLIAGASGFFIFRYVYRKPDAATFINKVREENIAGLDSLKRAIAYENDLNLRIEKSIHNGDFNTAYYLMDSLPAFGKANSLHLYSGMIYEKQKKYQEAIKEYSTLISNEPFPLALSKRAGIYVVMNKLDSALSDYKKAAAINYDYSLQVGTVFNLMYKKDSALKYYNIYLEHYPNDTAVQHKIKNC; encoded by the coding sequence ATGAACAAAAGAAACAAACAGTTTTCCTTATTGCTCCTTACACTGATTGCGGGTGCAAGTGGCTTTTTCATCTTCAGGTATGTTTATCGCAAACCTGATGCAGCAACATTCATTAATAAAGTCAGGGAAGAAAATATAGCAGGATTGGACTCTCTAAAACGAGCCATCGCCTATGAAAACGATTTGAACCTCCGGATAGAAAAAAGCATACATAACGGCGATTTCAATACCGCTTATTACCTTATGGATTCACTCCCTGCTTTTGGAAAAGCTAATTCATTACACCTTTATAGCGGAATGATTTACGAAAAACAAAAAAAATATCAGGAAGCAATTAAGGAATATAGCACCCTCATTAGTAACGAGCCTTTCCCGCTTGCACTAAGCAAAAGAGCAGGAATATATGTAGTTATGAATAAGCTTGATTCCGCTCTATCTGATTATAAAAAAGCCGCCGCTATTAATTATGACTATTCCCTTCAGGTAGGGACTGTATTTAACCTGATGTACAAAAAAGATAGTGCCCTAAAATATTATAACATATATTTAGAACACTATCCAAATGATACTGCAGTTCAACACAAAATAAAAAATTGCTAA
- a CDS encoding outer membrane beta-barrel protein has protein sequence MKPILFLLAFTPLTSLLAQQKDSLSSPATVLDKVTVTGKKPFLEQKADKLIVNIEGSATAAGATAFEILQKIPGVLVINEKLMVAGKGVPVIMIDGKVSQYTDIMQVLREMSATGIEKIELITNPGAKYDATGGAIINFILKHNANLGTNGSLNLNAATGIYNRATTHTDRNFYRHGEGITINHREGRFNIYTSYNFLHRNQFDYNEFDRLINSYRFFQSNYSPGYYNSHTYRAGIDFYANRKNTIGIMIRGFSRNGLNEAQNNTRQSDGVTDQPLSNFQTFNYTRAQRTNTAVNGNWKHSFDSLGNELNIDLDYSEYTFKNTSDIVNQLSNGVKYPSRQIIHNPVYLLVFKTDYTRPIGQHSKLEVGIKSGRAIINNDLGFTQNGVPDKSRSTDFKYLENINAAYASLQHTFNKWELRGGLRTEQTIATGNMQGQLILDKNYWQLFPSFLVTRKLSIQLSALVQYSKRVNRPGYLQQNPFIQYLDSLTYSKGNPLLKPEIADEYKFSLAYKNQPFFSISYNKKRDVIFDNAPNQVGNLTYTTPENLASYTNVVAELDFPIELGKKITGYGGNQAIYNHYHANYLGATYDRAKWNWLAYWQVAYKPTPAWSFEFSGYYTTALLNEFILINHMGSVNLAVQKFLWDKKAKVSLNFNDLLFSEKTSGEVIYEEVNVHFHQWNETRNIRLTLNYTFGNQKLKGARTRQTASDEETQRVKVQ, from the coding sequence ATGAAACCGATCTTATTCCTTTTAGCCTTTACACCGCTTACTTCTTTATTGGCACAGCAAAAAGACTCTTTGTCGTCTCCTGCTACAGTTCTTGACAAGGTAACGGTTACCGGGAAAAAACCTTTTCTTGAACAAAAAGCGGATAAGCTAATAGTGAATATCGAAGGCAGCGCCACCGCGGCGGGCGCAACGGCTTTTGAAATATTACAAAAAATACCAGGTGTGTTGGTGATCAATGAAAAGTTAATGGTAGCGGGCAAAGGCGTGCCGGTTATCATGATAGATGGTAAAGTTTCTCAATACACCGATATCATGCAGGTTTTGCGGGAAATGAGCGCAACCGGGATAGAAAAGATAGAATTGATTACGAACCCGGGCGCAAAATATGATGCAACGGGCGGCGCCATCATCAATTTCATTTTAAAACATAATGCTAACCTGGGCACAAATGGCAGCCTTAATCTGAATGCAGCAACGGGCATATATAACAGGGCCACTACCCATACCGACAGGAACTTTTACCGGCATGGCGAGGGGATTACCATCAATCACCGGGAGGGCAGATTTAATATTTATACCAGTTATAATTTTTTGCACCGGAACCAGTTCGACTATAATGAATTTGACCGGTTGATTAATTCCTACCGGTTTTTCCAATCCAATTATTCTCCCGGCTACTATAACAGCCATACCTACAGGGCCGGCATTGACTTTTATGCAAACAGGAAAAATACAATTGGTATTATGATAAGGGGCTTTTCAAGAAATGGATTGAATGAAGCACAAAACAATACGCGGCAATCTGATGGGGTTACCGACCAGCCACTAAGCAATTTTCAAACTTTTAATTATACGCGGGCCCAAAGAACCAATACAGCTGTCAACGGCAACTGGAAACATAGTTTTGATTCATTGGGAAATGAGTTAAATATTGATCTTGATTATTCTGAATACACTTTCAAAAACACAAGTGATATTGTTAACCAGTTATCAAACGGTGTTAAATATCCCAGCCGGCAAATTATTCATAACCCGGTCTACCTGCTGGTGTTCAAGACCGATTATACCCGGCCAATCGGCCAACATTCCAAATTGGAAGTGGGTATAAAATCAGGAAGAGCCATTATCAATAACGACCTGGGCTTTACCCAAAATGGTGTACCTGACAAAAGCCGGAGCACCGATTTTAAATACCTGGAAAATATCAATGCTGCCTATGCATCATTACAACATACATTTAATAAATGGGAACTGCGGGGCGGTTTACGTACGGAACAAACTATTGCCACCGGAAATATGCAGGGGCAGCTTATCCTGGATAAAAATTACTGGCAATTGTTTCCTTCCTTTTTAGTAACCCGGAAGTTGAGTATACAATTATCCGCCCTGGTGCAATACAGCAAACGGGTGAACAGACCAGGCTACCTGCAACAGAACCCCTTTATTCAATATCTTGATTCACTCACCTATTCAAAAGGGAATCCCCTCCTAAAACCTGAAATTGCCGATGAGTATAAATTTTCGCTGGCGTATAAGAATCAGCCATTTTTTTCAATCAGCTATAATAAAAAGCGCGATGTTATTTTTGATAATGCCCCCAACCAGGTAGGAAACCTCACCTATACTACGCCGGAAAATCTGGCGTCTTATACAAACGTTGTGGCAGAACTGGATTTCCCCATCGAACTGGGAAAGAAAATTACCGGGTATGGCGGCAACCAGGCTATTTATAATCATTACCATGCCAATTACCTGGGCGCCACCTATGACCGGGCTAAATGGAACTGGCTTGCCTATTGGCAGGTGGCTTATAAACCCACTCCTGCCTGGAGTTTTGAATTTTCAGGGTATTATACTACTGCGCTGTTAAACGAATTTATTTTAATCAACCATATGGGAAGCGTGAACCTGGCCGTTCAAAAATTCTTGTGGGATAAGAAAGCTAAGGTCAGTCTTAATTTCAACGATCTGCTTTTTAGCGAAAAAACCAGTGGTGAAGTTATTTACGAGGAGGTGAATGTACATTTTCATCAGTGGAATGAAACAAGAAATATCCGTTTGACACTCAACTATACCTTTGGCAATCAGAAATTAAAAGGGGCGCGTACCCGGCAAACCGCTTCGGATGAAGAAACACAACGGGTTAAGGTGCAGTAA